A genomic region of Cydia strobilella chromosome 12, ilCydStro3.1, whole genome shotgun sequence contains the following coding sequences:
- the LOC134745870 gene encoding mutS protein homolog 4-like codes for MIIHVYISISGIRGSSSLLPVKASIQNSAPRYQFNSNNEDSTSKSKKFSMGPPLEPPKSLKRKLLPTSSSTKPESSSSDKVRVRILASDSAAADSDFCTPRNRPQALRYISSSSRGGYSGTRSARSSSTAVEASVILAISEGRGMARGEIGMAAVDLRHPNLVLCQFSDSLLYTHTMTKINYFNPIEIIVPNTFCEGVQPNQLYQLIRDQYPALNLTTVQRKHFNAGAGRQHIQTLCAPQYSAVYLQVVHKHYALTAAAAVLKYVEYIQCIVFARESLKIVYHSSENTMIIDVGTATQLELVQPLVSSAGATCCLLGVLGPTYTIGGIRALRAAILQPSCNKEIIENRLDAVQDLMENEAGLMIGLQDVLKKLSDIDRILLLCVEQQNQNMDIMGEAQLNQTLLLKTTMEMVPKLVEALQPADSGRLKRMKLDFENPHYNEIAERIKNVIQDDAHLEKGAMGSLQRCFAVKPDINGLLDVARRTYSELIDDIQKIVEQLGESYDLALRLNQNMMKGFHIVLTIAPKNRRTFNVEDLPPIFIQVQNNGSRISMTTEELVVLDQQAKESLNEIQKMSNIVIGSLLKDLRPFMASLYTLCENVAELDILLAMAQASTVGSYIRPDFSDYLDIRNSIHPLLDYNTQTMPVPNDIYASPEQNFTIITGPNMGGKSIYIKQIAVLQIMAQLGCFLPATNAVLRICDRVFSRMGFNDSVEMNASTYVVEMKETQHILKGLTTSSLVIIDELCRGTSTEEGTSIAWAICEELLASDAFTFFTTHFMYLTRLQDLYFNVVNLHTEVKEEITSSPTQTTSSQMTEKRLIYEHKINPGVTTIENYGLSLAAKTNLPEGTVKLAWELAELINASRKPQDTNAEAKTDERLLYEFNAELRKQSRRHPNNDNIINDLNNKFKEDNPLLIERLKADRLSKENNNDSIANRSSIPTRQESSNEAVLSKNSYSSSNAVIPIQNHFISNRSRQNALTHAVENDKADNEENENTMAQDLGNDAGITSSTGLLNTMINHDNINPIPDLSAEDFEDEALAAENEMNDHLDSPIHTNVIVSNYDDSNFVTDMIDGDNDKTNELCNSGRSDDSAFTDSVLADAVTQVIECSNTFQGDSISDASEMSTDDELMTETVNEINMELDNGIVSLDDLVLTPPPEFRDD; via the exons ACTATTGCCTACTTCAAGTTCCACAAAACCAGAGTCATCATCCAGTGACAAAGTTAGAGTCAGAATACTCGCCAGCGATTCAGCGGCTGCCGACTCTGACTTCTGCACCCCCAGAAACAGACCACAGGCTTTGCGATACATCAGCAGTAGTAGCAGAG gTGGATACAGCGGCACAAGATCAGCTCGATCATCCAGTACTGCCGTAGAAGCAAGCGTCATTTTAG CAATATCGGAAGGTAGAGGTATGGCGCGAGGTGAGATAGGGATGGCAGCGGTGGACTTGAGACACCCCAACTTGGTGCTGTGTCAGTTCAGCGACTCACTCTTGTACACTCACACCATGACCAAGATTAACTACTTTAATCCTATTGAA ATAATAGTCCCCAACACATTCTGCGAAGGCGTGCAGCCTAACCAACTATATCAGCTTATACGGGACCAATACCCTGCGTTGAACTTGACTACGGTGCAGCGAAAACATTTTAATGCTGGTGCTGGTCGACAGCATATACAGACATTGTGCGCGCCGCAGTACAGCGCTGTGTATCTTCAGGTTGTGCATAA gcaCTACGCTTTAACAGCGGCGGCTGCAGTTCTTAAGTATGTGGAATACATCCAGTGCATAGTTTTTGCGAGGGAGTCACTGAAGATCGTCTATCATTCTTCTGAAAATACTATGATCATTG ATGTTGGAACAGCAACGCAACTAGAGCTAGTCCAGCCATTAGTTTCCTCTGCTGGCGCAACTTGCTGTCTCTTAGGCGTATTAGGACCGACATACACCATCGGTGGGATCAGGGCGTTAAGAGCCGCTATACTGCAGCCCTCGTGCAATAAGGAAATTATTGAGAATAGACTAGACGCTGTCCAGGACTTGATGGAGAATGAAGCGGGGTTAATGATCGGATTACAG GACGTGCTCAAGAAATTATCGGACATTGATAGGATATTGTTACTATGCGTTGAGCAGCAAAATCAAAACATGGACATAATGGGGGAGGCGCAGTTGAACCAAACTTTGCTACTAAAGACTACAATGGAAATGGTACCAAAGCTGGTTGAAGCTCTCCAGCCTGCGGATAGTGGAAGGCTTAAGAGAATGAAATTG GATTTTGAAAACCCACACTACAATGAAATAGCAGAAAGAATCAAGAACGTAATCCAAGACGATGCGCATTTAGAGAAAGGCGCTATGGGTAGTCTGCAGCGCTGCTTTGCTGTGAAGCCAGACATCAATGGACTTTTAG ACGTAGCCCGAAGAACTTACTCGGAACTTATAGACGACATACAGAAGATAGTAGAGCAGTTGGGAGAATCATACGACTTGGCGTTAAGGCTAAATCAGAATATGATGAAGGGATTCCACATAGTGTTGACAATCGCTCCCAAAAACAGAAGGACTTTCAACGTTGAAGACTTGCCTCCGATTTTTAttcag GTCCAAAACAATGGTAGCAGGATTTCTATGACTACAGAAGAGTTGGTGGTTCTTGATCAGCAAGCTAAAGAGTCTCTAAATGAAATACAGAAAATGAGCAACAT TGTGATTGGGAGCCTGCTAAAAGACCTACGACCATTTATGGCTAGTCTTTATACTCTGTGCGAAAATGTTGCAGAGTTGGATATTCTTCTGGCCATGGCTCAA GCAAGCACAGTGGGGTCCTACATTCGACCGGATTTTAGCGATTACCTGGACATTCGGAATAGCATACATCCACTTCTGGACTACAATACGCAAACCATGCCCGTCCCTAATGATATC TACGCCAGTCCTGAACAGAATTTCACTATAATCACTGGTCCGAATATGGGCGGCAAaagcatttacataaaacagATTGCTGTGTTACAAATTATGGCGCAG CTGGGTTGCTTCTTGCCAGCAACTAACGCAGTACTCAGAATCTGTGACCGTGTCTTCTCACGAATGGGCTTCAACGATAGTGTTGAAATGAATGCTTCTACTTATGTCGttgag ATGAAGGAAACGCAACATATTTTGAAAGGTTTGACGACATCAAGTTTGGTGATAATTGACGAACTTTGTAG AGGAACATCAACTGAGGAAGGAACGAGTATAGCTTGGGCTATATGTGAAGAATTACTTGCAAGTGATGCCTTCACTTTCTTTACAACACATTTCATGTATCTGACAAGGCTACAGGACCTGTATTTCAATGTGGTCAA CCTTCACACTGAAGTAAAAGAAGAAATAACAAGTTCGCCAACGCAGACAACTAGCTCGCAAATGACCGAGAAACGTTTAATCTACGAACATAAAATAAATCCTGGTGTCACTACCATAGAAAATTATGGCTTGTCTCTGGCGGCGAAAACAAACTTGCCTGAAGGTACTGTCAAATTGGCTTGGGAGCTTGCAGAACTTATAAATGCAAGCAGAAAG CCTCAAGACACAAATGCTGAGGCCAAAACTGATGAGAGACTGTTATACGAATTTAATGCTGAATTAAGAAAACAATCTAGGCGTCACCCGAATAATGATAATATCATCAATGACCTAAATAATAAGTTCAAAGAAGACAACCCCCTTTTAATAGAAAGGCTAAAAGCAGACAGACTtagtaaagaaaataataatgattctATTGCTAACAGATCATCGATACCTACAAGACAAGAATCATCGAACGAAGCTGTGCTCAGTAAGAATTCTTATTCATCCAGCAATGCGGTAATTCCAATACAAAATCATTTTATATCTAACAGATCTCGTCAAAATGCTTTAACACACGCTGTTGAGAATGACAAAGCAGATAACGAAGAAAATGAAAATACTATGGCGCAAGATCTTGGAAACGACGCTGGTATTACATCTTCAACCGGACTCTTGAATACCATGATTAACCATGACAACATAAATCCAATTCCTGACCTGTCAGCTGAGGATTTTGAAGACGAAGCATTAGCTGcagaaaatgaaatgaatgatcATTTAGATAGCCCGATACACACAAACGTAATTGTCAGCAATTATGATGACTCAAATTTCGTGACTGATATGATTGATGGTGATAATGATAAAACAAACGAATTGTGTAATTCGGGAAGATCTGATGATTCTGCGTTTACTGATTCAGTTCTTGCCGATGCGGTAACTCAAGTAATAGAATGTTCCAACACTTTTCAAGGGGACTCAATCAGTGATGCGAGTGAAATGTCAACAGATGATGAATTAATGACTGAGACAGTGAATGAAATTAATATGGAATTAGATAATGGAATTGTTAGTTTAGATGACTTAGTGCTTACTCCACCACCAGAATTCAGAGATGATTAG